In the Peromyscus eremicus unplaced genomic scaffold, PerEre_H2_v1 PerEre#2#unplaced_115, whole genome shotgun sequence genome, one interval contains:
- the LOC131901597 gene encoding zinc finger protein 431-like → YNDVHVDITQEEWALMDPSQRNLYKGVMLETYMNLTAIGYNWENLEVEERCQSSQKHGRHERSHTREKSYEYIECGKAFECHSHPQKHKKSHTGEKHYKCNQCGKACAQHSALQLHERTHTGEKLYECNQCGKAFVRHNDLQVHKRTHTGEKPYECKECGKAFVQFGHLQVHKRTHTGEK, encoded by the exons tataatgatgtgcatgtcgacatcactcaggaagagtgggcattgatggatccttcacagaggaatctctacaaaggtgtgatgctggagacctatatgaacctcactgctatag gctacaaCTGGGAaaatcttgaagttgaagaacgttgtcaaagttctcaaaaacatggaag gcatgaaagaagtcatactagagaaaaatcatatgaatatattgagtgtgggaaagcctttgaaTGTCATAGTCATCCTCAAAAGC ataaaaaatcacatactggagagaaacactataaatgtaatcaatgtggtaaagcctgtgctcaacacagtgctcttcaactgcatgaaagaacacatactggagagaaactctatgaatgtaatcagtgtggtaaagcctttgttcgTCACAATGaccttcaagtacataaaagaacacatactggagagaaaccttatgaatgtaaagaatgtggtaaagcttttgtacaattcggtcatcttcaagtacataaaagaacacatactggagagaaa